The DNA sequence AAAAAAATTCTGGGATAATGAACCAATCAATGAAAATACTTCTAAAGGACCTCATTTGGAAAGAAGAGAGAGTGTTGTAAAAACCTTAAAAAGAAATGTAAATACATTTTTAATAAACTTAAAAAAACCAGAAGAAATAGATGCATATTCACGAAAGGCTAAATTTTTTTTTCAAAATTCAAAATATAAAGAATCTAAAAAGCTCTTTAAGGATTTATTAGGACTAGAGTCTCAAAAGTCAGAGAGCTCTCTTTATTTGGCAGCAATCTATTTGATAGAAAAAAATGGATTTAAAGCTAAGGAGCATTTAAAGGGCATTACAGCTTGCTATTTAACGATTGTAATGAACGAGCATGCAGAATATCTTTTGAACTCAGGAGGAGAAGATCCCTCTTTTCCAAAGATAGGTTTTTATGAAGTAAAAATTGAAACAGAAGATGAAAAAGCAATAATAGGAAAACTGTTTGATCTTTTTAAGAAAAATACTTCTACTTAAGGCGTACAATAATCCAAGAGAGTAATGCAAAGATTTTTAACCAGAATTTGGTTGTATCTTCCCAAACTTTCAATTTGGTTTTTAGATACATTTCTTCCATAAAAATCAAAGCTAAAGAAAGACCAATGTTCAGTGGTGGGATAGGTATAGTAAAAGGTCAACGTAAAGGTAAATTGCAGATTTAGTGAATGACGAATAGCAATTCATTATGACGAAAACAAGGTAGTGTCCAAGGGGGATCGTACCTTGCCAAAGTACAGGGACCAGTAGGGGAATAGCCATGCTGTTCTATGAGTTCTAAAAGCAGTTTTTTATTTTGTGCAGCTTTTTTTTCTGTGTAAAATCCTGAGAAAATAAGCGTTGCTCTTTTTTGCGCTTCTATCTGTTTTAGAGTAATCCGAGAATTTTTAGGGGAAGGAAGGTCTGTAATTTTGTAGTTTGTTGGCATGTTAAAAGCAATCAGCCAATTTTTTTGTGTTACATCTTCTCTTTGTTCTACAGGAGCTGTCATAGAAATTTTGGATTTAGTTGCATTTTGTCCAAAAATATAAGCTGCCAGAAGATTAAAACCTTCTTTGGTAGCTTGTTCAAAATCTTTTTGAATCGCTATTTCTGCAATAATGCGTGGTTCATATTGCCTAATTTCAAAATTACCCCATTTTTTAAGCACCAGATATTTGGGTCGATCTTTTTTATTTGCCAAGCTTTTCTTCTTCAATATGAAATTTATGAAAAAAACGATGAACTACAGGAGCAAAAATAATTGCAATAACCACTAGAAAAATAATCCCGCTAAAAAGAGCGTAAGTGCCTGCAAAGATTTTTCCTCCTTTGGTTTCTATAGTTGCTACAGGTCCCATCCCCGATAAGATCATAGCAGCATTTTCATAAGCATCGATCCAAGTCATCTTTTCAAAGTGATGATACCCTAGTATACCACCGCTTAAAGAGCCTAAAATAATCAAAAAACCTATAGATAAATTATGAGTTAAGCGTTTAAAAAATAATTTTGGATTTAAGCCATAGGGATTTTTTTTAGTAAGCATAAAATAAGTGTCTATTACTTTTTTTTTTATCAGCATACCAATCTATTCAAAGCAATCAACAATTATTTTATCTCTGAAGAGGTTTTTAGTAAGAAATCAGAAAAAAGCTCTAAAAGTTCTTTATGCTTAAACAACTTTGCATAAAAAAATAAACTTACTATAAAGACAAAAGCTTGCATGAAAAAAGATAAAAGCTGAGAAGATATATGGTGAGTTAAATCTAAAGGTAATAAGAAACCAATTGTGAAAACACAAAGAGCTGCAAATACGCTAGCAAAAACGGTTTTAATGATTAAAGATAAAAATAAGGGAGATTTCCAGCCTGCTTTATAGCTAAATCTATAGAGAATCCAATAGTTAAGATAGGCGCTTATGCTGGTTGCCAAAGCAGTGCTAATCACGCCTAATTGTAGTTGGAATACAAAGAGAGTATTTAAGACGATATTGATAGCAACTGTGGCAACAGAGAGAAGCATCGGTGTACGAAAATTATTTTGTGCGTAAAAAATAGCAGAGAACAAAATTACTAAACTGCTTGGAACAAGACCCAAACTATATGCCCAAAGGCAAAAAGTTGTTTTTACTACCGCTATTTCAGAAAAACTTCCTCTACCATATAACAAATTAACCGAACTAGTACCGATTGCCAAAATGGCAAAAGTACAAGGGATCATCACCGTCATGATTC is a window from the Candidatus Rhabdochlamydia porcellionis genome containing:
- a CDS encoding SOUL family heme-binding protein; the protein is MANKKDRPKYLVLKKWGNFEIRQYEPRIIAEIAIQKDFEQATKEGFNLLAAYIFGQNATKSKISMTAPVEQREDVTQKNWLIAFNMPTNYKITDLPSPKNSRITLKQIEAQKRATLIFSGFYTEKKAAQNKKLLLELIEQHGYSPTGPCTLARYDPPWTLPCFRHNELLFVIH
- a CDS encoding tetratricopeptide repeat protein, with the translated sequence MSINASKEFHNNGALDTFRRSFTLRRSSNRSSLNSKADTFEQSLIDTEKSSRFISGTQTLGRPKRFIKLPTSNSSLEEARKKFWDNEPINENTSKGPHLERRESVVKTLKRNVNTFLINLKKPEEIDAYSRKAKFFFQNSKYKESKKLFKDLLGLESQKSESSLYLAAIYLIEKNGFKAKEHLKGITACYLTIVMNEHAEYLLNSGGEDPSFPKIGFYEVKIETEDEKAIIGKLFDLFKKNTST